The following coding sequences are from one Kwoniella dendrophila CBS 6074 chromosome 8, complete sequence window:
- a CDS encoding ATP synthase subunit alpha, mitochondrial, with translation MRAAFRNTLRGAVASSARTRAAPLAARTYATAKPAASEVSSILEGRIAGASVGGDVQETGRVLTIGDGIARVYGLRNVQAEEMVEFSSGVRGMCLNLEADNVGVTIFGNDRLIKEGDTVKRTGQIVDVPVGPGLLGRVVDALGNPIDGRGPIESVGRTQAQLKAPGILPRRSVHEPMQTGLKSVDSLVPIGRGQRELIIGDRQTGKSAVAIDTILNQKKWNDGADESKKLYCVYVAVGQKRSTVAQLVQTLEENDAMKYSIIVAATASEAAPLQYLAPFSGCAMGEWFRDNGKHALIIYDDLSKQAVAYRQMSLLLRRPPGREAYPGDVFYLHSRLLERAAKLNADYGAGSLTALPIIETQGGDVSAYIPTNVISITDGQIFLEAELFFKGVRPAINVGLSVSRVGSAAQTKLMKSVAGSLKLYLAQYREVAAFAQFGSDLDASTRYLLNRGARLTELLKQPQYQPMPTEVMAPLIYAGVNGKLDKVPVDKIGAWEKSFTDLLKSQHSALLEKLSGGVLTKEIEEEMAKVLDAHVADFTA, from the exons ATGCGTGCCGCTTTCCGGAACACACTCAGAGGAGCTGTCGCTTCAAGC GCTCGAACCAGAGCTGCTCCTCTCGCTGCTAGAACTTACGCTACCGCTAAGCCTG CCGCTTCTGAAGTATCATCCATCCTTGAAGGCCGAATCGCCGGTGCTTCAGTCGGTGGTGATGTTCAAGAAACCGGTCGAGTACTTACCATTGGTGATGGTATTGCAAGAGTTTACGGTTTGAGAAACGTTCAAGCCGAAGAAATGGTTGAATTCTCTTCAGGTGTTAGAGGAATGTGTTTGAACTTGGAAGCCGATAACGTCGGTGTAACCATTTTCGGTAACGATAGATtaatcaaagaaggtgatacCGTTAAAAGAACAGGTCAAATTGTAGATGTACCTGTCGGTCCAGGTTTACTTGGTCGAGTTGTCGATGCCCTCGGTAACCCAATCGATGGTAGAGGTCCAATTGAATCAGTTGGTAGAACTCAAGCTCAATTAAAAGCTCCAGGTATTTTACCAAGAAGATCAGTACACGAACCTATGCAAACTGGTCTTAAATCAGTCGACTCCTTAGTACCA ATTGGTCGAGGTCAACGAGAACTTATTATCGGTGATAGACAAACTGGTAAATCCGCCGTTGCCATTGATACCATTCTTAACCAAAAGAAATGGAACGATGGTGCCGATGAATCCAAAAAACTTTACTGTGTCTACGTTGCCGTTGGTCAAAAACGATCCACCGTTGCTCAATTAGTTCAAACTCTTGAAGAAAACGATGCCATGAAATACTCCATCATTGTTGCCGCCACCGCTTCTGAAGCCGCTCCTCTTCAATACTTAGCTCCTTTCTCTGGTTGTGCTATGGGTGAATGGTTCAGAGATAACGGTAAACACGCTTTAATCATCTAcgatgatttatcaaaacaaGCTGTTGCCTATCGACAAATGTCCTTGTTACTTAGAAGACCTCCAGGAAGAGAAGCTTACCCTGGTGATGTTTTCTACTTGCATTCAAGACTTTTAGAAAGAGCTGCTAAACTTAACGCCGATTACGGAGCTGGTTCCCTCACTGCCCTTCCTATTATTGAAACTCAAGGTGGTGatgtatcagcttatatcCCAACCAACGTGATCTCAATTACCGATGGTCAAATTTTCTTGGAAGCCGAATTATTCTTCAAAGGTGTCAGACCAGCTATTAACGTCGGTCTTTCAGTATCCCGAGTCGGTTCAGCTGCTCAAACCAAATTAATGAAATCAGTTGCTGGTTCTCTTAAATTATACCTTGCCCAATACCGAGAAGTTGCTGCTTTCGCTCAATTCGGTTCTGATTTGGATGCCTCAACCCGATACCTCCTTAACAGAGGTGCTCGTCTCACTGAACTCCTTAAACAACCTCAATATCAACC AATGCCTACCGAAGTTATGGCTCCATTGATCTACGCTGGTGTTAACGGTAAACTCGATAAAGTCCCAGTTGACAAGATCGGTGCTTGGGAAAAATCATT CACTGACCTCCTCAAATCCCAACACTCTGCTCTCCTCGAAAAACTTTCCGGTGGTGTCCTTACCAAGGAAATCGAAGAAGAGATGGCTAAAGTCCTTGACGCTCACGTTGCCGACTTCACCGCTTAA
- a CDS encoding N-acetyl-gamma-glutamyl-phosphate reductase: MLRRCSNIPRSALNLSRPATRAFTKPSAPVSASALQLSTKENVLFELDVKKVGHEIRKRGLTSAIGAQREGGMDRDTIIRLLYSLGSRHEVERYLRIFTQSSSDVTAGGVLPEAKFAVLKIGGAILTNELEDLALSLSFLNRLGLFPVVLHGAGPQLNDILEAEGIVPDYEDGIRITDPKTLSIARRVFLQENLKLTTALERLGTRARPIPTGVFTADYLDKAKYGLVGKITRVDKGPIEAAIKAGCLPILTSLAENAEGQILNVNADVAAGELARVLEPMKIVYLNEKGGLYHGVSGKKISTINLDEEYDSLMRESWVKFGTKLKIREIKELLDTLPRTSSVAIISTDMLQKELFTDAGAGTLIRRGHKLYKQPGVEAVGSTQLRQVFSERDPEVSSGKRSVAEIFGDLKNGSSTIYGDEPFDVVAVVSHPQGETPVMTKFLPSANGMLNKIADNVFDVIKKDHKRLFWTAKADDENRAWHFERADGSFTRAGRSLFWYGVSDVKEVERIIEGFEQSGRIERVFLPVGPSVPPHRLNAAQSGVRAFSTSTRPSMSTSTSTSRRGYATSAEVPRKKVALIGARGYTGQNLISLINNHPHLDLTHVSSRELAGLPLKEYTKSNVSYSNLSVQDVGKMAEENQVDAWVMALPNGICKPFVDAIDSASKKGGKSVIVDLSADYRFEQDWTYGLPELYGREETKSSKRISNPGCYATNTQLLLAPLMPHLDPNQMPSIFGVSGFSGAGTKSGEKDSEGRPKTVPKISAEDLGLSIRPYSLTDHIHERESRNHLSSLLPTETREQFNLAFIPNVAPWFSGIISILTAPLNKSFRASEIFDLYKEKYENERLITLSQNQVPDVRDQENKHGWKMGGIQVHSSGKRVVVVGTLDNLLKGAATQCMQNLNNSLGYDELAGIPLDKL, encoded by the exons ATGCTTAGACGGTGCTCCAACATTCCTCGTTCAGCTCTTAACCTTTCAAGACCTGCAACTAGAGCATTCACAAAACCTTCTGCTCctgtttcagcttcagcattaCAATTATctacaaaagaaaatgttCTTTTTGAATTAGATGTTAAGAAAGTTGGACATGAAATTAGAAAGAGAGGTTTAACTAGTGCTATTGGTGCTCAAAGGGAAGGTGGTATGGATAGA GACACAATCATTAGACTTCTTTACTCTCTTGGTTCTCGTCATGAAGTAGAACGGTACCTTAGAATTTTCACTCAATCTTCAAGTGACGTTACCGCTGGAGGTGTTTTACCAGAAGCTAAATTCGCTGTTCTCAA AATCGGTGGTGCTATCCTCACCAACGAGCTTGAAGATCTTGCCCTTTCATTGTCTTTCTTGAACCGACTCGGTTTATTCCCTGTAGTATTGCACGGTGCAGGTCCTCAGCT TAACGATATTCTTGAAGCCGAGGGCATTGTACCAGATTACGAAGACGGTATCCGTATCACTG ACCCTAAAACCCTTTCCATCGCCCGA CGAGTCTTCCTCCAAGAGAACCTCAAACTCACCACTGCCCTTGAACGACTCGGTACACGTGCTCGACCAATTCCTACCGGTGTTTTCACTGCCGACTACCTTGACAAAGCCAAATACGGTCTTGTAGGAAAGATCACTCGAGTAGATAAAGGTCCTATCGAAGCCGCTATCAAAGCTGGATGTTTACCTATCCTTACCTCCCTCGCTGAAAATGCCGAAGGTCAAATTTTAAACGTCAATGCCGATGTTGCTGCTGGTGAATTAGCTAGAGTACTCGAG CCCATGAAGATTGTCTACCTTAATGAGAAGGGTGGTCTCTATCACGGTGTTTCAGGCAAGAAAATCTCCACTATCAaccttgatgaagaatacgATTCCCTTATGAGAGAATCATGGGTTAAGTTCGGTACCAAACTCAAGATCCGGGAAATCAAAGAACTTTTAGACACTCTTCCAAGAACCTCATCCGTCGCTATCATTTCCACCGATATGCTTCAAAAAGAACTTTTCACTGATGCTGGTGCCGGTACATTGATTAGAAGAGGTCACAAGCTTTATAAACAACCTGGTGTAGAAGCTGTTGGATCAACTCAACTTCGACAAGTATTCTCTGAAAGAGATCCAGAAGTCAGTTCCGGTAAACGATCTGTAGCTGAAATCTTTGGTGATCTCAAGAATGGTTCTTCAACAATATACGGTGATGAaccatttgatgttgtagcTGTTGTTTCGCACCCACAAGGTGAAACTCCAGTAATGACCAAATTCTTACCTTCAGCAAACGGTATGCTCAACAAAATCGCTGATAATGTATTCGACGTCATCAAGAAAGATCACAAAAGACTATTCTGGACTGCcaaagcagatgatgaaaacaGAGCATGGCACTTTGAAAGAGCAGATGGTAGTTTCACTAGAGCTGGAAGAAGTTTATTCTGGTATGGTGTTTCAGACgtaaaagaagttgaaagaattatTGAAGGTTTTGAACAAAGTGGTAGAATCGAAAGAGTTTTCTTGCCTGTAGGACCAAGTGTACCACCTCATAGATTAAATGCTGCTCAAAGTGGTGTTAgagctttttcaacttcaactagACCTTCTATGTCAACCTCCacctcaacatcaagaaGAGGGTATGCTACTTCAGCTGAAGTACCAAGAAAAAAAGTAGCTTTGATTGGTGCAAGAGGATATACAGGACAAAACTTAATCTCATTAATCAACAATCACCCTCATTTAGATTTAACACATGTTTCATCAAGAGAATTAGCTGGATTACCTTTGAAAGAATATACAAAATCTAATGTATCatattcaaatttatctgTACAAGATGTAGGTAAAATGGctgaagaaaatcaagttgatgcTTGGGTAATGGCATTACCAAATGGAATTTGTAAACCTTTTGTTGATGCTATTGATTCAGCATCAAAAAAAGGCGGTAAATCTGTTATAGTTGATTTAAGTGCAGATTATAGATTTGAACAAGATTGGACATATGGTTTACCTG AATTATACGGACGtgaagaaactaaatcatcaaaaagaatTTCAAATCCAGGATGTTATGCTACAAATACACAATTATTATTAGCTCCTTTAATGCCACATTTAGATCCTAATCAAATGCCCTCAATCTTTGGTGTATCTGGATTTTCTGGTGCTGGAACTAAATCTGGTGAAAAGGATTCAGAAGGTAGACCAAAGACTGTACCTAAAATT TCAGCTGAAGATTTAGGCCTATCAATTAGACCATATTCACTTACAGATCACATTCACGAACGAGAATCTCGAAATCACTTATCTTCACTCTTACCTACCGAAACTCGTGAACAATTCAATTTAGCATTTATACCAAATGTTGCACCATGGTTTTCAGgtataatttcaattttaactgCACCTttaaataaatcatttaGAGCTTCAGAAATTTTCGATTTATATAAagaaaaatatgaaaatgaaagattaattACATtatcacaaaatcaagttcCAGATGTaagagatcaagaaaataaaCATGGTTGGAAAATGGGTGGTATACAAGTTcattcttcaggtaaaagagttgtggttgtt GGCACTTTGGATAACTTGCTCAAAGGTGCTGCGACTCAATGTATGCAA AACCTCAACAACTCGCTCGGTTACGATGAACTAGCTGGTATTCCTCTTGACAAACTCTAA